A genome region from Panicum virgatum strain AP13 chromosome 4K, P.virgatum_v5, whole genome shotgun sequence includes the following:
- the LOC120702313 gene encoding uncharacterized acetyltransferase At3g50280-like, translating into MAATLVRVLSRRTVKPPPRPRERIPLTTWDISMLSTDYIQKGLLYAPPPFSTARLLDHLQAALADALVAYYPVAGRFVTEQEQHPAGCSVYIDCHGQGVDIIHAVADGVAIADAIPPDADVPRLVQSLFPLDGAVNHDGHHLPLFVVQVTDLADGVFVAFVYNHALSDGTAFWDFLNVWAGSARARLSSGSGADNQNQNQLPPPLLERWSPDGSGAVVLPYPDLTGLIERLSPPPLRERMLHFSAESLAALKERARQELLAAGDAAGAAAVTRFQALSSLVWRCVTRARRLAPEQPTVCRAAINNRARLRPQLPPEYFGNTIYAISTEAVRAGELLERGHGWAAAAVGRAVAAHTDADIRARVAAWTAKPIVYTLRYFDPSGVMMGSSPRFDMYGCDFGWGKPLAARSGRANKFDGKASLYPGREGGGSIDAELVLTPEHMARLEQDKEFWAAVTPDKPCPPPPAAAAAAKGKN; encoded by the coding sequence ATGGCGGCAACCTTGGTGCGCGTGCTGTCCCGTCGCACCGTcaagccgccgccccgcccgcgcgAGCGCATCCCCCTCACCACCTGGGACATCTCCATGCTCTCCACCGACTACATCCAGAAGGGCCTCCTctacgcgccgccgcccttctccaccgcccgCCTCCTCGACCACCTCCAGGCCGCGCTCGCCGACGCGCTCGTCGCCTACTACCCCGTCGCCGGCCGCTTCGTCACGGAGCAGGAGCAGCACCCCGCCGGCTGCTCCGTCTACATCGACTGCCACGGCCAGGGCGTCGACATCATCCACGCCGTGGCCGAcggcgtcgccatcgccgacgCCATCCCTCCCGACGCCGACGTCCCGCGCCTCGTCCAGTCCCTGTTCCCCCTCGACGGCGCCGTCAACCACGACGGCCACCACCTTCCCCTCTTCGTCGTCCAGGTCACCGACCTCGCCGACGGCGTCTTCGTCGCCTTCGTCTACAACCACGCGCTCTCCGACGGCACTGCCTTCTGGGACTTCCTCAACGTCTGGGCggggagcgcgcgcgcgcgcctctCCTCAGGCTCCGGCGCCGacaaccagaaccagaaccagttgccgccgccgctgctggagCGCTGGTCGCCCGACGGCTCCGGAGCCGTCGTGCTCCCGTACCCCGACCTCACGGGGCTCATCGAGAGGCTGTCCCCGCCGCCGTTGCGCGAGCGCATGCTCCACTTCTCCGCCGAGTCCCTGGCGGCGCTCAAGGAGCGGGCGCGGCAGGAGCTCCTGGCGGCCGGggacgcggccggcgcggccgccgtcaCCAGGTTCCAGGCGCTGAGCTCGCTGGTGTGGCGCTGCGTGACCCGGGCGCGGCGCCTGGCGCCGGAGCAGCCCACCGTGTGCCGCGCCGCCATCAACAACCGCGCGCGGCTCCGGCCGCAGCTGCCGCCCGAGTACTTCGGCAACACCATCTACGCCATCTCGACGGAGGCGGTGCGCGCGGGGGAGCTGCTGGAGCGCGGCCacgggtgggcggcggcggcggtggggcgcgcggtggcggcgcacaCGGACGCGGACATCCGGGCGCGCGTGGCGGCGTGGACGGCCAAGCCCATCGTCTACACGCTGCGCTACTTCGACCCCAGCGGCGTGATGATGGGGAGCTCGCCGCGGTTCGACATGTACGGCTGCGACTTCGGGTGGGGCAAGCCGctggcggcgcgcagcggcagGGCCAACAAGTTCGACGGCAAGGCGTCGCTGTACCCtgggagggagggcggcggcagcatcGACGCGGAGCTGGTGCTGACGCCGGAGCACATGGCTCGGCTGGAGCAGGACAAAGAGTTCTGGGCGGCCGTGACGCCGGACAAGccgtgtcctcctcctccggcggcggcggcggcggccaaggggAAGAATTGA